The genomic window GCACAAACAGCCAGGGCGATAGAAAATTTTCCTATAAGTGGTATTAGGAAGCCTAGACATTTTATACGGGCATTGGGTCTTATTAAGCTCGTAGCGGCTGAGGCAAATATGGAGCTAAGGCTGTTAGATAAGAATAAGGGGTCTGCTATTGTCAAGGCCGCTAGGGAGGTAGCGGATGGAAAGCTCGATGACCACTTTGTCTTAGATGTTTTTCAGACTGGCTCTGGCACTTCCACGAACATGAACGTTAATGAGGTAATAGCCTATCGTGCAAATGAGATATTGGGTGCGAAAAAGGGAGATAAAAAAAGTGTCCACCCAAACGATCACGTAAATATGGGGCAATCGAGTAATGATGTATACCCCACTGCAATGCACGTATCTGCTCTCGAGGCGATTGAGAAGGACTTAATTCCTGCTTTAAGACACCTTCACAAGTCTCTTTCAAAAAAGGCAAAGGAATTTGACAAAATCTTGAAAATTGGCCGCACCCACCTTCAGGATGCAACTCCAATAAGGTTGGGGCAGGAGTTTGGTGGATATGCGAGTATGATAGAACATGGAATACGAAGGTTACATGGCACACATGTAAATCTATCGGAATTGGCAATAGGTGGAACGGCGGTAGGAACTGGCATAAATACGCATCCAAGGTTTGCTAAAATAGTTGCGAGCAAACTGAGCAGATTGACGGGTATTAAGTTCAGGGAAGCGGAAAATCATTTCGAGGCT from Thermodesulfobacteriota bacterium includes these protein-coding regions:
- a CDS encoding class II fumarate hydratase, which translates into the protein MSKQTHRIESDTMGEMKVPVDAYYGAQTARAIENFPISGIRKPRHFIRALGLIKLVAAEANMELRLLDKNKGSAIVKAAREVADGKLDDHFVLDVFQTGSGTSTNMNVNEVIAYRANEILGAKKGDKKSVHPNDHVNMGQSSNDVYPTAMHVSALEAIEKDLIPALRHLHKSLSKKAKEFDKILKIGRTHLQDATPIRLGQEFGGYASMIEHGIRRLHGTHVNLSELAIGGTAVGTGINTHPRFAKIVASKLSRLTGIKFREAENHFEAQGSKDTIVETSGVLKTLAVSLMKIANDIRWLGSGPRCGLAEILIPPVQPGSSIMPAKVNPVIPEAVCQVAAQVIGNDLTITVGGMLGNFELNVMMPVTGHNLLESIRLLASSSRVFADKCISGIKADKKRCEEMIEKSLAMVTSLAPLIGYDMAAKIAKEAYDTGKTVREICMEKNVLPEDKLKKILDPWSMTG